A genomic stretch from Anticarsia gemmatalis isolate Benzon Research Colony breed Stoneville strain chromosome 26, ilAntGemm2 primary, whole genome shotgun sequence includes:
- the LOC142984175 gene encoding uncharacterized protein LOC142984175, which yields MYLILLWIFLLKPAPSILKTLLPQHMDFQKVGEVIFNNEKYKILKPTTHIVADYFEDYILKQDNDNFPSKRRFIDDNGLRHYWTGFEKKSKSLRKTELISDVVETIDNENISESPRNDERNPSTKNAQTKDSIEKIPEDNSAKTSANDKDDEQATENSEEILSTSVGTTVRETPRRKKRPTLATNEPEVKMHISEKPILKQGGRTLVKTTFFCPFFGIVTMSAFVD from the exons atgtatttaatattgctatggatatttttattaaag CCTGCACCTTCGATACTAAAAACCCTACTACCGCAACACATGGACTTCCAAAAAGTAGGTGAAGTCATATTcaataatgaaaaatacaaaattctcaAACCCACAACACATATAGTAGCAGATTATTTCGAAGATTACATTTTAAAGCAAGATAACGACAATTTTCCAAGCAAAAGACGTTTTATAGACGACAATGGGTTAAGACACTACTGGACTGGTTTCGagaaaaaatctaaaagttTGAGAAAAACAGAACTCATTTCTGATGTTGTAGAAACTATAGATAACGAAAATATTTCTGAAAGCCCTCGAAATGATGAAAGAAATCCCAGTACGAAAAATGCACAAACTAAAGATTCTATTGAAAAAATACCTGAGGACAATTCTGCTAAAACAAGCGCAAATGACAAAGATGATGAACAGGCAACCGAAAATTCGGAAGAAATACTTTCGACTAGTGTAGGTACAACTGTAAGGGAGACTCCTAGAAGAAAGAAAAGGCCAACCTTAGCTACAAATGAACCAGAAGTCAAAATGCATATAAGTGAAAAGCCAATACTAAAACAAGGAGGTAGAACTCTTGTTAAAACCACTTTTTTCTGCCCGTTCTTTGGAATTGTCACGATGTCTGCTTTTGTTGATTGA
- the LOC142984177 gene encoding uncharacterized protein LOC142984177 gives MNIFYVGVFASMFYSALSAPQQADSQLEITDPVTQYPELNEGTVKVVEENIRISKKRGNLNAEGIPEDESLSVKVYRIITEPIIHVIRTPKVNAVLRNIGTCVVNGALELFSFYLPAPFMPLVASAAGLVIPFEPVVMLKEKMPVTSYRRAFKTAMNTFLGAFDRYKMEDEFDPYMTRRFNRRFMDDDKKNDKEDSNNQM, from the exons atgaatatattttatgttggcGTTTTTGCCTCTATGTTTTATTCAGCTTTAAGCGCC CCGCAACAAGCAGACAGCCAACTTGAAATAACAGATCCAGTAACTCAATATCCCGAACTAAACGAAGGTACAGTCAAAGTAGTGGAAGAAAACATTCGTATATCGAAAAAAAGAGGCAATTTGAACGCAGAAGGGATTCCAGAAGATGAGAGTCTATCAGTTAAAGTATACAGAATCATTACGGAACCAATTATTCACGTGATTAGAACGCCAAAAGTTAATGCAGTACTTAGAAATATAGGTACTTGTGTGGTCAATGGCGCTTTAGAGCTGTTTTCTTTCTACTTGCCAGCGCCTTTTATGCCTTTGGTAGCGTCTGCAGCAGGTTTAGTCATACCTTTTGAACCTGTAGTAATGTTGAAAGAAAAAATGCCCGTGACTAGTTACAGAAGAGCCTTTAAAACTGCCATGAATACTTTTCTTGGTGCTTTTGATCGGTACAAAATGGAGGATGAGTTTGATCCGTACATGACTCGAAGGTTCAATAGAAGGTTTATGGATGATGATAAGAAAAATGATAAAGAAGATAGTAATAATCAAATGTga
- the LOC142984178 gene encoding uncharacterized protein LOC142984178: MDLFYLFFICALLFVTVDSAPQVPYDYIPIGRRSNRYIHPSDVNLNYERLFPARRKYIDSEPSRRH; this comes from the exons atggatttattttatttattttttatctgtgctTTATTGTTCGTGACTGTGGATTCTGCACCacag GTCCCCTACGACTACATCCCAATAGGTCGTCGCAGCAACCGCTACATCCATCCATCAGACGTGAACCTCAACTACGAACGTTTGTTCCCGGCGAGGCGTAAATACATAGACTCTGAACCGTCTAGGAGACATTAG
- the LOC142984184 gene encoding uncharacterized protein LOC142984184, with translation MKWLALLCLILGLLLASADDSQEARSAGEVDYTSRYAQLASEVPSDVNVPDLIASLSAAGV, from the exons ATGAAGTGGCTTGCGCTCCTGTGCCTCATCTTGGGGCTGTTGTTGGCTTCG GCCGATGACTCCCAAGAGGCACGTAGCGCAGGCGAAGTAGACTACACCAGTCGGTACGCCCAGCTAGCCTCTGAAGTACCTTCTGACGTCAACGTACCAGACCTCATCGCTTCCCTCTCAGCTGCAGGTGTCTAA